The following are encoded together in the Vicia villosa cultivar HV-30 ecotype Madison, WI unplaced genomic scaffold, Vvil1.0 ctg.000397F_1_1, whole genome shotgun sequence genome:
- the LOC131627728 gene encoding uncharacterized protein LOC131627728, whose translation MTPSPPPPLTELERRLEERFSQLQMQRTTDLEEIRALIQSHVDLSSSSPSGRQRSTGPRNSNNNSYATRISKVEFPRFDGKNVCEWLYKCDQFFLLDGTPQTSMVRLASIHLDGLALQWHLNYMRHKFDIYPSWQQYVTDVTTRFGDVYEDPLSSLLQVKHTGKVQDYIDQFELALTQVTLLPEHSLSIFLAGLDHHMQMQVRMFNPSSIAHAANLAKLHEASQTSLPQPKSRFQPFSKFQGVLPKPSVAQNNTQSQNPQVTPTTFSPKSNPQRPFRTFSAIEMAERRAKDLCMFCDEQFTPGHQFKHKRSHLMVLEVDEDDNPTANTSCDSPTPEPDSFQDFDNPQLSFHSLTGIANFHTMRVTGLHDKKMLHILLDSGNTHNFLDLEIAKAIGCKLEAIPPLSVTGGGGHKLEAAFICRGFKWQLQQAQFTADVIVLPLVCCDLILGIQWLKSLGPLLWDFDKLQMEFSTNGRKFVLRGAKTPSFKVINNKSFAQVVHKGAEMCFLSIGVKDYSMGLPTCHALQGFDSQQVLPPSLVQLLDQYSDIFAEPTALPPSRPGFDHKIPFKEGTQPFNLRPYRFSIVQKDIIDNIVQDMLKQGIVQHSNSPFASPIILVRKKDDSWRLCVDFRRLNDFTIKDRFPIPLIEDLMDELHGATVFSKLDMRSGYHQLRMAHGEEHKTAFKTHNGHFEYLVMPFGLTNAPASFQALMNQVFQQFLRKFVIIFFDDLLVYSKSFEDHLAHIHLIFQTIRDNHLFLNKNKCAFAEPRVEYLGHFITKEGVSTDPAKILAVSSWPVPSTIKQLRGFLGLAGYYRRFVKDFGKLAKPLIDLLKKDSFFWSSEANFAFQHLKQALISAPVLSLPNFAKKNVVETDASGKGIGAVLMQDHHPIAYISKSLGPKQQALFVYERELLAIVYEEGSANAAADALSRKAGAELLALVLGTASSDLLESIHLNWQRDPQLSKIISDMKQKPDSHPKYTWIRDELRRRGKLVIGSNPVIKETILQWLHSSSI comes from the exons ATGACTCCTTCTCCGCCACCCCCTCTGACCGAGCTCGAACGCCGTTTAGAAGAACGTTTCTCTCAGCTGCAAATGCAACGTACAACTGATTTGGAGGAGATTCGTGCGCTAATTCAATCTCACGTAGATCTCTCTTCCTCTTCACCTTCCGGCCGCCAACGTTCTACTGGTCCTCGCAACTCTAACAACAACAGTTACGCTACTCGGATCTCCAAAGTGGAATTCCCTCGCTTTGATGGCAAAAATGTTTGCGAGTGGCTCTACAAGTGCGACCAATTTTTCCTGCTCGATGGAACCCCACAAACATCAATGGTGAGACTAGCTTCCATCCATCTAGATGGTTTGGCTCTGCAGTGGCACCTGAACTACATGCGCCATAAGTTTGATATTTACCCCTCTTGGCAACAATATGTCACTGATGTCACAACAAGATTTGGTGACGTCTATGAAGACCCCTTGTCTTCGTTACTTCAGGTGAAACATACCGGAAAAGTGCAAGATTACATCGACCAGTTTGAACTTGCGCTAACTCAGGTGACTCTTCTTCCTGAACACTCCCTTAGCATCTTCTTAGCCGGCCTTGACCACCATATGCAGATGCAAGTTCGTATGTTTAATCCTTCATCCATAGCTCATGCTGCAAATTTGGCCAAGTTACACGAAGCTTCACAAACTTCTCTCCCACAGCCAAAATCACGCTTTCAACCCTTTTCCAAATTTCAGGGTGTGTTACCCAAACCCAGTGTCGCACAAAATAACACTCAGTCTCAAAACCCTCAAGTCACTCCAACCACCTTTTCCCCTAAATCTAACCCTCAGCGTCCTTTCCGCACATTTTCGGCAATTGAAATGGCTGAACGCCGCGCAAAGGACTTATGTATGTTTTGCGATGAACAATTTACCCCGGGACATCAGTTTAAGCACAAACGATCTCACCTCATGGTATTGGAAGTTGATGAAGACGACAATCCAACTGCGAACACTTCATGTGACTCCCCTACACCTGAACCGGATTCCTTTCAAGATTTTGACAACCCTCAACTTTCTTTTCACTCCTTGACAGGTATTGCTAATTTTCATACCATGCGAGTTACCGGGTTACATGATAAGAAAATGCTCCACATTCTATTAGACAGTGGCAACACTCATAATTTCTTGGACTTAGAAATTGCTAAAGCCATAGGTTGTAAACTAGAAGCTATTCCTCCTTTGTCTGTGACTGGGGGTGGTGGCCACAAATTGGAGGCGGCTTTTATTTGTAGAGGGTTTAAATGGCAGCTCCAACAGGCTCAATTTACTGCGGATGTTATTGTCTTACCCTTAGTTTGCTGTGATTTGATTTTGGGTATCCAATGGTTGAAATCTTTGGGACCTCTCTTATGGGATTTTGATAAGCTACAGATGGAGTTTTCTACTAATGGTAGGAAATTTGTCCTTCGAGGTGCGAAAACTCCGAGTTTCAAAGTTATCAACAACAAATCTTTTGCTCAAGTGGTCCACAAAGGCGCTGAGATGTGTTTTCTGTCTATTGGTGTGAAGGATTATTCTATGGGATTACCAACATGCCATGCTCTCCAGGGTTTTGATTCTCAACAAGTCTTACCTCCATCACTTGTTCAACTTCTAGACCAATATTCTGACATCTTTGCTGAGCCTACTGCTTTACCTCCTTCTAGACCTGGTTTTGACCATAAAATTCCGTTCAAAGAAGGCACGCAACCGTTTAATTTAAGACCCTATCGTTTTTCCATTGTGCAGAAAGATATCATTGATAATATTGTGCAGGACATGCTGAAACAGGGTATTGTGCAGCATAGCAATAGCCCTTTTGCATCTCCCATAATTCTCGTGCGCAAGAAAGACGATTCATGGCGTCTTTGTGTAGATTTTCGTAGGCTTAATGATTTTACCATTAAGGATCGATTTCCCATACCTCTCATTGAAGACTTGATGGATGAACTTCACGGCGCCACTGTTTTTTCTAAACTGGATATGAGGTCTGGTTACCATCAGCTGCGTATGGCTCATGGAGAGGAGCACAAAACTGCATTCAAAACACACAACGGTCACTTTGAATATTTGGTGATGCCCTTTGGACTCACAAATGCCCCTGCATCATTTCAAGCTCTTATGAATCAGGTTTTTCAACAATTTCTTAGGAAATTCGTGattatattttttgatgatttactTGTTTATAGCAAGTCATTCGAGGATCACCTTGCTCATATACACCTCATCTTCCAAACTATTCgggataatcacttatttttgaataaaaataagtgTGCTTTTGCTGAACCTAGAGTAGAATACTTGGGACACTTTATCACTAAAGAGGGAGTTTCTACTGATCCTGCAAAAATTCTGGCAGTGAGTTCTTGGCCTGTTCCCTCCACCATAAAGCAACTCAGGGGTTTCTTAGGCTTAGCCGGCTACTATAGACGATTTGTCAAAGATTTCGGTAAACTAGCAAAGCCCTTAATTGACTTGTTGAAGAAAGATAGTTTCTTTTGGTCTTCTGAAGCAAATTTTGCTTTTCAACACTTAAAACAAGCATTGATTTCTGCTCCTGTTTTAAgcttaccaaattttgcaaaaaaaaatgttGTGGAAACCGATGCCTCGGGTAAGGGTATTGGCGCTGTTTTAATGCAGGATCACCACCCCATTGCTTACATTAGTAAGTCATTAGGGCCAAAGCAACAGGCGTTGTTTGTGTATGAAAGGGAACTTCTAGCTATAgtctatgaa GAAGGTTCGGCAAATGCCGCTGCTGATGCTTTGTCTAGAAAAGCTGGAGCTGAATTATTGGCATTGGTTCTCGGTACTGCAAGTAGTGACCTTTTGGAGAGTATTCATCTTAATTGGCAGCGGGATCCTCAACTAAGTAAAATTATTTCTGACATGAAACAGAAGCCAGATTCTCATCCTAAGTATACATGGATTCGTGATGAACTCAGGCGTAGGGGAAAGTTAGTCATTGGTTCCAATCCTGTTATCAAGGAAACTATCTTACAGTGGTTACATAGTTCATCTATTTGA